The Phoenix dactylifera cultivar Barhee BC4 chromosome 12, palm_55x_up_171113_PBpolish2nd_filt_p, whole genome shotgun sequence genome has a window encoding:
- the LOC103705058 gene encoding dr1-associated corepressor-like isoform X1 — protein MQADEDVGKIALAVPVLVSKALELFLQDLCDRTYDITLQRGMKTMSALHLKQCVHSFNVFDFLKDIVSKVPDMGTSDAGGDDRSAKRRKAADDDNDNEELKRSRAHEGPVGHNGGGRGRGRGRGRGRGARGARGADKDGAHYDKYEDDPGSPPQHSDRPPHVKSEMMDDGVSARESKETTVSCSNTGSAIRNFDLNLDLDENGDTPTAAVTATGTTKATAAAASASSETDQGMKHGEYPGWSLADVDTMAIDPIQFALSDQRLDEEEEDYDNEDS, from the exons CtaaagcattggaattgtttcTGCAAGATCTTTGTGACAGAACATATGACATAACTCTTCAGAGAGGAATGAAGACAATGAGTGCTTTGCATTT GAAGCAGTGCGTGCATAGTTTTAACGTGTTTGACTTCCTGAAGGATATAGTGAGCAAGGTTCCAGACATGGGAACTTCTGATGCTGGTGGCGATGACAGATCTGCCAAGAGAAG GAAAGCTGCAGATGATGACAATGATAATGAGGAGTTGAAGCGAAGTAGAGCT CATGAGGGGCCAGTGGGTCACAATGGTGGCGGCAGAGGACGGGGGCGGGGACGTGGGAGAGGACGTGGTGCCCGAGGTGCTCGTGGTGCTGATAAGGATGGTGCTCATTATGACAAATATGAAGATGACCCTGGCTCGCCTCCTCAACACAGTGACAGACCACCTCATGTGAAATCGGAAATGATGGATGATGGCGTAAGCGCAAGAGAATCAAAGGAAACCACAGTTAGCTGTAGTAACACAGGTTCTGCCATCCGGAACTTTGACTTGAATTTGGATTTGGATGAGAATGGAGACACACCTACAGCTGCAGTCACAGCCACGGGTACCACCAAAGCAACAGCCGCAGCCGCATCTGCATCCTCTGAGACAGATCAGGGAATGAAGCATGGTGAGTACCCGGGCTGGTCGCTGGCTGATGTGGACACAATGGCCATCGATCCTATTCAGTTTGCACTATCAGACCAAAGATTagatgaagaggaagaggattatGATAATGAAGACAGTTGA
- the LOC103705058 gene encoding dr1-associated corepressor homolog isoform X2: MKTMSALHLKQCVHSFNVFDFLKDIVSKVPDMGTSDAGGDDRSAKRRKAADDDNDNEELKRSRAHEGPVGHNGGGRGRGRGRGRGRGARGARGADKDGAHYDKYEDDPGSPPQHSDRPPHVKSEMMDDGVSARESKETTVSCSNTGSAIRNFDLNLDLDENGDTPTAAVTATGTTKATAAAASASSETDQGMKHGEYPGWSLADVDTMAIDPIQFALSDQRLDEEEEDYDNEDS; encoded by the exons ATGAAGACAATGAGTGCTTTGCATTT GAAGCAGTGCGTGCATAGTTTTAACGTGTTTGACTTCCTGAAGGATATAGTGAGCAAGGTTCCAGACATGGGAACTTCTGATGCTGGTGGCGATGACAGATCTGCCAAGAGAAG GAAAGCTGCAGATGATGACAATGATAATGAGGAGTTGAAGCGAAGTAGAGCT CATGAGGGGCCAGTGGGTCACAATGGTGGCGGCAGAGGACGGGGGCGGGGACGTGGGAGAGGACGTGGTGCCCGAGGTGCTCGTGGTGCTGATAAGGATGGTGCTCATTATGACAAATATGAAGATGACCCTGGCTCGCCTCCTCAACACAGTGACAGACCACCTCATGTGAAATCGGAAATGATGGATGATGGCGTAAGCGCAAGAGAATCAAAGGAAACCACAGTTAGCTGTAGTAACACAGGTTCTGCCATCCGGAACTTTGACTTGAATTTGGATTTGGATGAGAATGGAGACACACCTACAGCTGCAGTCACAGCCACGGGTACCACCAAAGCAACAGCCGCAGCCGCATCTGCATCCTCTGAGACAGATCAGGGAATGAAGCATGGTGAGTACCCGGGCTGGTCGCTGGCTGATGTGGACACAATGGCCATCGATCCTATTCAGTTTGCACTATCAGACCAAAGATTagatgaagaggaagaggattatGATAATGAAGACAGTTGA